In Clostridium sp. DL-VIII, the following proteins share a genomic window:
- a CDS encoding amino acid ABC transporter permease, which translates to MSYILEIMPQVLEGLIITLEIFGCTLLLSIPLGIVVALMRISKSIILKEISGAYILIMRGTPLLLQIIVIFFGLPLVGIDFERFPAAILAFTLNYAAYFGEIFRAGIVSIDNGQVEGAQVLGLSQKDIFFRIILPQAFKRVIPPVANEITTLVKDTSLVYVVGMDELLKIGKTAANRDVSLAPLLIVGVVYLIVIAIFSQLLKKIETKYDYYK; encoded by the coding sequence TTGAGTTATATTTTAGAGATAATGCCTCAGGTATTAGAGGGACTTATTATTACTTTGGAGATTTTTGGGTGCACTTTGCTCCTATCTATTCCACTTGGGATAGTAGTAGCATTAATGAGAATATCAAAATCCATAATACTTAAGGAGATAAGCGGGGCATATATTCTTATAATGAGAGGTACTCCTCTATTATTACAAATCATCGTGATCTTTTTTGGACTACCTTTAGTAGGAATTGATTTTGAGAGATTTCCAGCTGCAATTTTAGCTTTTACTTTAAATTATGCAGCCTATTTTGGGGAGATTTTTAGAGCAGGAATAGTGTCTATAGATAATGGACAAGTTGAAGGTGCTCAAGTTTTGGGGCTTAGTCAAAAAGATATATTTTTCAGAATTATACTTCCTCAAGCATTTAAAAGAGTTATTCCACCTGTTGCAAATGAAATAACAACTTTGGTTAAAGATACATCTTTAGTATATGTAGTAGGTATGGATGAATTATTGAAGATAGGTAAAACAGCTGCTAATAGAGATGTTTCACTAGCACCACTTTTAATAGTTGGAGTTGTTTATTTAATAGTAATAGCTATTTTTAGTCAATTGCTAAAGAAAATTGAAACGAAATATGACTATTATAAGTAA
- a CDS encoding amino acid ABC transporter ATP-binding protein: MLKISKLKKKFGSTEVLKGVNLEIAEGEILVVVGNSGGGKTTLLRCVNALEYCDEGDIEINGKMLCKDGKYVDKKELKEIRKDIGLVFQSFNLFPHMTVLENLIEAPQRVLGWTKEDAIKKAEETLGFLNLLEKKDNYPFELSGGQKQRVAIGRALVLEPKIMCFDEPTSALDPGLTGEVANLIKSLSTKGMSMMIITHDMEFAKNVADRIVSMEAGKLQEGLIFENN; the protein is encoded by the coding sequence ATGCTTAAAATTAGTAAATTGAAAAAGAAATTTGGAAGTACAGAAGTTTTAAAAGGAGTTAATCTTGAAATAGCAGAGGGAGAAATATTAGTTGTTGTAGGTAATTCAGGTGGTGGAAAAACTACATTGCTTAGATGTGTGAACGCATTGGAATACTGTGATGAAGGCGATATAGAAATAAATGGGAAGATGCTTTGTAAAGATGGAAAGTATGTAGATAAGAAAGAGCTTAAAGAAATAAGAAAAGATATAGGATTGGTATTTCAAAGTTTTAATTTATTTCCTCATATGACGGTCTTAGAAAATTTAATAGAAGCCCCTCAAAGAGTATTAGGGTGGACAAAAGAAGATGCAATTAAGAAGGCAGAAGAAACCCTTGGCTTTTTAAACCTATTAGAAAAGAAGGATAATTATCCTTTTGAATTATCAGGAGGACAAAAGCAGAGAGTAGCTATAGGAAGAGCATTAGTGTTAGAACCTAAAATTATGTGTTTCGATGAGCCGACTTCAGCTTTGGACCCTGGTCTTACTGGAGAAGTTGCAAATTTAATAAAGAGTTTGAGTACAAAAGGTATGAGCATGATGATTATAACACATGATATGGAATTTGCTAAAAATGTGGCTGATAGAATAGTTTCAATGGAGGCTGGAAAATTACAAGAAGGATTAATATTTGAGAATAATTAA
- a CDS encoding zinc-ribbon domain-containing protein: protein MEDRTLVCKDCGKEFIFTVGEQEFYKEKGFDNDPVRCPECRKARKQQRNNRNFDR from the coding sequence ATGGAAGATAGAACTTTAGTATGTAAAGATTGTGGAAAGGAATTTATTTTCACAGTTGGAGAACAAGAATTCTACAAAGAAAAAGGATTTGATAACGATCCAGTTAGATGTCCAGAATGTAGAAAAGCTAGAAAACAACAAAGAAACAATAGAAACTTCGACAGATAG
- a CDS encoding PLP-dependent aminotransferase family protein has product MLELLPNFNSDSKIPLYIQIYNYIKNEILSGNIPHNSKLPSIRSFAKDLMLSKNTIEAAYEQLLAEGYVKSKNRSGLYVTRIESGFKNINENLQSSSISMEKPTDCNIKVRYDFSSGQIDLTTFPYSQFRKIVGRSIDEFSSELLLYGDHQGDYGLRHEIAKYIHHSRGVVCSPEQIVISSGTQQSLTLLCHMLLHNHKNAAFEEPSYLGAKAVFKHFNFDISPIKLDMDGINIEALYKCLAKIVYVTPSHQYPYGMVMSISKRLRLLKWADENNGIIIEDDYDGEFRFKGKPIPSLQGLDNSNRVIYLGSFSKSLMPSMRISYLVLPKSFLNIYEKNYKIYEQPVSRLLQKSLEIFIKEGYWEKHLRKAKILYKKKQELLLNSLAEYFKENITIIGADSGLHILLQIHTKMDEQELIEIALKAGIKVDSTSVNWMNPQANSFPVIFIGFAGIKIEDIPYAVKILSNCWFKT; this is encoded by the coding sequence ATGTTAGAATTGCTTCCAAATTTTAATTCCGATTCAAAAATTCCTTTATACATACAAATCTATAATTATATCAAGAATGAAATTCTATCTGGCAATATCCCGCATAATAGTAAACTTCCATCAATTCGAAGTTTTGCTAAGGATTTAATGCTTAGCAAGAATACCATTGAGGCAGCCTATGAACAGTTGCTTGCTGAAGGATATGTAAAGTCTAAAAATCGATCAGGTTTGTATGTTACGAGGATAGAGAGTGGATTTAAAAATATAAACGAGAATTTACAGTCAAGTTCTATTTCTATGGAAAAACCAACTGATTGCAATATAAAAGTCAGATATGATTTTAGCAGTGGGCAAATTGATTTAACTACTTTTCCATATTCTCAATTTAGAAAAATAGTAGGGCGTTCAATTGATGAATTTTCTAGTGAACTTTTACTTTATGGAGATCATCAGGGAGATTATGGGCTAAGACATGAAATTGCTAAATACATTCATCACTCTAGAGGCGTTGTATGCTCTCCTGAACAAATCGTAATATCTTCTGGCACCCAGCAATCTTTAACTTTATTATGTCACATGCTTTTACATAATCACAAAAATGCTGCCTTCGAAGAACCAAGTTATTTAGGTGCCAAAGCTGTGTTTAAGCATTTTAATTTTGATATTTCTCCAATAAAGTTAGACATGGATGGCATAAATATTGAAGCATTGTATAAATGCTTAGCAAAAATAGTATATGTTACTCCATCGCACCAGTACCCTTACGGGATGGTCATGTCAATATCTAAAAGATTACGTCTGCTCAAGTGGGCTGATGAAAATAATGGAATTATAATAGAAGATGATTATGATGGTGAATTTAGATTCAAAGGGAAACCAATCCCTTCACTTCAAGGACTTGATAACTCAAATAGAGTTATATATTTAGGAAGCTTTTCTAAATCATTAATGCCTTCAATGAGAATAAGCTACTTAGTGCTTCCAAAATCGTTTTTAAATATTTATGAAAAGAATTATAAGATTTATGAGCAGCCTGTATCAAGATTACTACAAAAATCTCTTGAAATTTTCATTAAAGAAGGTTACTGGGAAAAACATTTAAGAAAAGCAAAAATATTATATAAGAAAAAACAGGAATTATTATTAAATTCCTTAGCAGAATATTTTAAGGAAAATATAACGATTATAGGTGCGGATTCCGGTCTCCATATATTGTTGCAAATTCATACAAAGATGGACGAACAGGAATTGATTGAAATAGCTTTAAAGGCTGGAATTAAAGTAGATTCCACATCTGTCAATTGGATGAATCCACAAGCTAACTCTTTTCCTGTTATTTTTATTGGTTTTGCGGGAATAAAAATAGAGGATATACCCTATGCAGTAAAAATTTTAAGTAACTGCTGGTTTAAAACATAG
- the lysA gene encoding diaminopimelate decarboxylase, whose amino-acid sequence MCNKYFNVTEKINFYMKRDPYELIQEYGSPLYVYNESILREKCKDMRNFLRYKNFSVSFSAKANSNLHLLKIVREEGLDVDAMSMGEIYVQLKAGFKPEQIFFVSNNVSAEELEYAIKNKVNISVDSLSQLELFGRINRGGSVAVRFNPGIGVGHNEKVVTAGKKAKFGVDPKYIDKVKETINKYELKLIGINQHIGSLFMEGSAYIESVKTLLTIAENFEDLEFVDIGGGFGVPYRKQEGEQAIDLKTLGKEIDLIIERWVKKYGKEIKVKIEPGRYIPAECCVLLGTVHAVKLNYGRKYIGTDIGFNVLMRPVLYNSNHDIEIYKRDNNDVTSPKEEVTVVGNICENGDILAENVMLPQIQEGDIVGILDAGAYGYVMSSNYNNRLRPAEVLIRENGKTDIIRKRDTLEDLMRKYF is encoded by the coding sequence ATGTGTAATAAATATTTTAATGTAACTGAAAAGATAAATTTCTATATGAAAAGAGATCCATATGAACTTATTCAAGAGTATGGAAGTCCTCTATATGTTTATAATGAAAGTATTCTTAGAGAAAAATGCAAGGATATGAGGAATTTTTTAAGATATAAAAATTTTTCAGTAAGTTTTTCAGCAAAAGCAAATAGCAATTTACATTTACTAAAGATAGTAAGAGAAGAAGGACTAGACGTAGATGCCATGTCTATGGGAGAAATATATGTTCAACTTAAGGCAGGATTTAAACCAGAACAAATCTTTTTTGTAAGCAATAATGTAAGTGCAGAGGAATTGGAATATGCTATAAAAAATAAGGTTAATATTAGTGTAGATTCTCTTTCGCAGCTAGAACTTTTTGGAAGGATAAATAGAGGTGGCTCAGTAGCTGTTAGATTTAATCCAGGAATAGGAGTTGGACATAACGAAAAAGTCGTTACCGCAGGAAAGAAAGCAAAGTTTGGAGTGGATCCTAAATATATTGACAAGGTTAAAGAAACGATTAATAAGTATGAATTAAAGCTTATAGGAATAAATCAACATATAGGATCTTTATTCATGGAAGGGAGTGCCTATATAGAAAGTGTTAAAACGCTACTAACTATTGCTGAAAACTTTGAAGATCTCGAATTTGTTGACATAGGAGGAGGTTTTGGCGTTCCATATAGGAAACAAGAAGGTGAGCAGGCAATAGATTTAAAAACACTAGGAAAAGAAATTGATTTAATAATAGAAAGGTGGGTTAAGAAATACGGAAAGGAAATCAAAGTTAAAATAGAACCAGGAAGGTATATACCAGCAGAATGTTGCGTGCTTTTAGGGACAGTACATGCTGTTAAATTAAATTATGGAAGAAAATATATAGGTACAGATATTGGCTTTAACGTCCTTATGAGACCAGTATTATATAATTCAAATCATGATATAGAAATATATAAAAGAGATAACAACGATGTTACAAGTCCTAAAGAAGAGGTAACCGTAGTGGGAAATATATGTGAGAATGGAGATATATTAGCTGAAAATGTAATGCTGCCACAAATCCAGGAAGGAGATATTGTGGGAATATTAGATGCAGGCGCTTATGGATATGTAATGAGTTCTAATTATAATAATAGACTTAGACCAGCTGAAGTTCTTATAAGAGAAAATGGTAAAACAGATATTATTAGAAAAAGAGATACATTAGAAGATCTTATGAGAAAGTATTTTTAA
- a CDS encoding phosphoribosylformylglycinamidine synthase, producing MLDIRSVFVEKKKGFNVEAQSLLNDFKENLGIAELEDVRLVNKYIVSDISEEYYKKALHTIFSEATVDVVYESELPISKDEVAFGIEYLPGQYDQRADSASECLSLLTAEDKVEIKCARIVVLKGNLSRNDINKIKKYYINPVDSREVDINSKELSSPSNMPKDVQILEGFINKTLNQLKEFHSEQGLAMSLDDLLMIQDYFKGEGREPSITEIKVIDTYWSDHCRHTTFSTILEDIQIEDNKYTAPIKMSYEKYLKSRDYVYGDKEKSKTLMDIAVIAMKELRKNGKLEDLDISEEINACSINVKIETDKGMEDYLVMFKNETHNHPTEIEPFGGAATCLGGAIRDPLSGRTYVYQAMRVTGAADPTVPVEETLEGKLPQRKITLGAAHGYSSYGNQIGLATGQVQEVYHPNYVAKRMEVGAVIAAAPKENVVREEPALGDVIILLGGRTGRDGVGGATGSSKEHTVDSINECGAEVQKGNAPTERKLQRLFRNSKAAKMIKRCNDFGAGGVSVAIGELCRGLDIDLDKVPKKYEGLDGTELAVSESQERMAVVVTKEDADEFIRLSNEENLEATLVAHVTDTDRLRLFWRGKQIVDLKRTFLDTNGATQKTKVTVKAPSAYPYEVNDINVKEEWINNLRKLNVSSQQGLSERFDATIGHGTVLMPFGGKYSKTPAEGMAAKIPVLHGESEDATLMTFGFNPELGTWSPYHMAYYSVVESICKLAAMGGDYRKARLTFQEYFEKLGNESSRWGKPFAALLGAYEAQMAFETAAIGGKDSMSGSFGDLDVPPTLVSFAVGVEKAKNIISPEFKESGSSLVLLQTEKLDDGTINTDKLKKNLEVLYNLIQDEKVISASAIKYGGVSEAITKMALGNGIGAEIENLTRDELFAFNYGTIILEVKNGIDVREELKDCLYKVVGKTIDASAIISKEYDLNFNVEALEKVYEEKLNSVFPIKTKDVDKKVETVLYDKKSTLSPKVKISKPKVVIPVFPGNNCEYDCARAFEKEGAEVTQVVFRNITKEALNESIDRLAKEIANSQILMIPGGFSAGDEPDGSGKFIANALRNEKISNSVMELLKNRDGLAIGICNGFQALIKLGLVPYGEIVDIKEDMATLTYNNIDRHMSSIIRTKVVSNKSPWFSEINLGDIHSVAISHGEGRFVAPESLIKELIANGQVATQYVDFDGSVSLNMPFNPNGSMYGIEGITSPDGRVLGKMAHSERIGNDLYRNIPGDFDQKIFKAGVKYFK from the coding sequence ATGTTAGATATTAGAAGCGTATTCGTTGAAAAGAAAAAAGGATTTAATGTAGAAGCCCAAAGTTTATTAAATGATTTTAAGGAAAACTTAGGGATAGCTGAGTTGGAGGATGTGAGGCTTGTTAATAAATATATTGTTTCAGATATATCTGAAGAATATTATAAAAAAGCATTGCATACTATTTTCTCTGAAGCAACAGTAGACGTAGTTTACGAATCAGAGTTACCAATAAGCAAAGATGAAGTAGCATTTGGTATAGAATATTTACCAGGTCAATATGATCAAAGAGCAGATTCAGCTTCTGAATGTTTATCTCTTTTAACAGCGGAAGATAAGGTGGAAATTAAATGTGCTAGAATAGTAGTATTAAAAGGAAATCTATCACGAAATGATATTAATAAGATTAAAAAATATTATATCAATCCAGTCGATTCAAGAGAAGTAGATATAAATAGTAAAGAATTATCATCTCCTTCAAACATGCCTAAAGATGTCCAAATCTTAGAAGGATTCATTAATAAAACATTGAACCAATTGAAAGAATTTCATAGTGAACAAGGATTAGCAATGAGTCTTGACGACCTCCTTATGATTCAAGATTATTTTAAAGGAGAAGGAAGAGAACCAAGTATAACTGAAATTAAGGTTATAGACACATATTGGTCAGATCACTGCAGACATACAACTTTCTCAACAATATTAGAAGATATACAAATTGAAGATAACAAATATACAGCACCAATAAAAATGAGCTATGAAAAATATCTAAAATCAAGAGACTATGTTTATGGGGATAAGGAAAAAAGTAAGACTCTTATGGATATAGCCGTAATTGCTATGAAGGAACTTAGAAAGAACGGCAAGCTTGAAGATCTAGACATATCTGAAGAAATAAATGCATGTTCAATTAATGTAAAAATTGAAACTGATAAAGGTATGGAAGATTATTTAGTCATGTTTAAAAATGAAACACATAATCATCCAACAGAAATTGAACCTTTTGGTGGAGCAGCAACCTGTCTTGGTGGAGCTATAAGAGATCCATTATCAGGAAGAACTTATGTATATCAAGCAATGAGAGTTACAGGAGCAGCAGATCCAACAGTACCAGTTGAAGAAACATTAGAAGGAAAGCTTCCTCAAAGAAAAATAACTCTAGGAGCAGCACATGGATATAGCTCATATGGAAATCAAATTGGTCTTGCAACAGGTCAAGTTCAAGAAGTCTATCATCCAAACTATGTTGCAAAGAGGATGGAAGTTGGAGCAGTAATTGCTGCAGCACCTAAGGAAAATGTAGTGAGAGAAGAGCCAGCTTTAGGCGATGTAATTATTCTTTTAGGTGGAAGAACAGGAAGAGACGGCGTTGGTGGAGCTACTGGATCATCAAAGGAACATACAGTTGATTCAATAAATGAATGTGGAGCAGAAGTTCAAAAAGGAAATGCTCCGACAGAAAGAAAACTTCAAAGATTATTTAGAAATTCAAAAGCAGCGAAGATGATTAAGAGATGTAATGACTTTGGAGCAGGAGGAGTTTCTGTTGCAATTGGAGAACTTTGCAGAGGATTAGATATAGATTTAGATAAAGTTCCAAAGAAATATGAAGGTTTAGATGGAACAGAACTTGCAGTTTCAGAATCACAAGAAAGAATGGCGGTTGTTGTAACTAAAGAAGATGCGGATGAATTTATCAGGCTTTCAAATGAAGAAAATTTAGAAGCCACTTTAGTAGCACATGTTACTGATACAGATAGACTTAGATTGTTCTGGAGAGGTAAACAAATAGTTGACTTAAAGAGAACATTTTTAGATACAAATGGGGCAACTCAAAAAACTAAAGTAACAGTTAAAGCACCAAGTGCTTATCCATATGAAGTTAATGATATTAATGTTAAAGAAGAATGGATAAACAACTTAAGAAAATTAAATGTTTCATCTCAGCAAGGATTGTCAGAAAGATTTGATGCAACAATAGGTCATGGAACAGTACTTATGCCATTTGGTGGTAAATATTCAAAGACTCCGGCAGAAGGAATGGCAGCTAAGATACCAGTTCTCCATGGAGAAAGTGAAGATGCCACATTAATGACTTTTGGCTTTAATCCTGAACTTGGTACTTGGAGTCCATATCACATGGCATATTACTCAGTTGTTGAGAGTATATGTAAGCTTGCAGCTATGGGTGGAGATTACAGAAAAGCAAGACTTACATTCCAAGAGTATTTTGAAAAACTAGGTAATGAAAGTTCTAGATGGGGCAAACCATTTGCAGCATTACTTGGTGCTTATGAAGCTCAAATGGCATTTGAAACTGCAGCAATTGGCGGTAAGGATTCTATGTCAGGAAGTTTTGGTGATTTAGATGTACCTCCAACTTTAGTGTCATTTGCAGTAGGAGTTGAAAAAGCTAAAAATATAATATCGCCTGAATTTAAAGAGTCAGGTTCAAGCTTAGTTTTACTTCAAACTGAAAAGTTAGACGACGGAACAATAAATACCGATAAACTTAAGAAAAATTTAGAAGTCTTATATAACTTAATTCAAGATGAAAAGGTAATTTCAGCATCTGCAATTAAATATGGCGGAGTTTCAGAAGCTATTACTAAAATGGCACTTGGAAATGGAATTGGTGCAGAAATTGAGAATTTGACAAGGGATGAATTATTTGCTTTCAACTATGGAACTATAATATTAGAAGTTAAAAATGGTATTGATGTAAGAGAAGAATTAAAAGATTGCTTATATAAAGTAGTTGGTAAGACAATAGATGCATCAGCAATAATTTCTAAAGAATATGACTTGAACTTTAATGTTGAAGCGTTAGAAAAAGTTTATGAAGAAAAACTAAATTCAGTATTTCCAATAAAGACTAAAGATGTAGATAAAAAAGTAGAAACAGTTTTATATGATAAAAAATCTACACTTTCTCCAAAAGTTAAAATATCTAAACCAAAGGTTGTAATTCCGGTATTTCCAGGAAACAACTGCGAATATGATTGCGCAAGAGCTTTTGAAAAAGAAGGTGCAGAAGTAACTCAGGTTGTATTTAGAAATATTACAAAAGAAGCACTTAATGAATCAATCGACAGATTAGCAAAAGAAATAGCTAATTCTCAGATTCTTATGATTCCAGGTGGTTTTTCAGCAGGTGATGAGCCAGACGGATCTGGTAAATTCATAGCTAATGCACTTAGAAATGAAAAGATAAGTAATAGCGTAATGGAATTACTTAAAAATAGAGATGGATTAGCTATTGGTATTTGTAATGGCTTCCAAGCATTAATTAAATTAGGTTTAGTGCCATATGGAGAAATAGTAGATATAAAAGAAGATATGGCAACATTAACTTACAATAATATAGATAGACATATGTCTTCAATTATAAGGACAAAGGTAGTTTCTAATAAATCACCTTGGTTTAGTGAAATTAATTTAGGAGATATACATTCAGTTGCAATTTCACATGGTGAAGGAAGATTTGTAGCACCTGAAAGTCTTATTAAAGAGTTAATAGCTAATGGCCAGGTGGCAACACAATATGTTGATTTTGATGGAAGTGTATCTTTAAATATGCCGTTTAACCCTAATGGTTCTATGTATGGAATTGAAGGTATAACAAGTCCAGATGGAAGAGTTTTAGGTAAGATGGCTCATAGTGAAAGAATAGGAAATGACCTTTATAGAAATATTCCTGGAGACTTTGATCAAAAGATATTTAAAGCAGGAGTAAAATACTTTAAATAG
- the purE gene encoding 5-(carboxyamino)imidazole ribonucleotide mutase has translation MQVAIFFGSKSDTEVMRGAANALKEFGIEYKAFVLSAHRVPEKLEETLKEIEEQGCKVVIAGAGLAAHLPGVIASKTILPVIGVPVKAAIEGLDALYSIVQMPKSIPVATVGINNSYNAGMLAVQMLSVNNDELKNKLKEFRLNMKKKFIEENAEGVEL, from the coding sequence ATGCAGGTTGCAATATTTTTTGGAAGTAAATCTGATACTGAAGTTATGAGAGGAGCTGCAAATGCTTTAAAAGAATTTGGAATAGAATATAAAGCTTTTGTACTTTCAGCTCATAGGGTACCAGAAAAATTAGAAGAAACATTGAAAGAAATTGAAGAACAAGGATGTAAGGTAGTGATTGCTGGAGCTGGGCTTGCAGCACATTTGCCAGGAGTTATTGCGTCAAAAACAATACTTCCTGTTATAGGAGTACCAGTTAAAGCTGCTATTGAAGGTTTAGATGCATTATATTCAATAGTACAGATGCCAAAGTCAATTCCAGTTGCAACTGTTGGAATAAACAACAGTTATAATGCAGGAATGTTAGCAGTTCAAATGTTATCAGTTAATAATGATGAATTAAAAAATAAATTAAAAGAATTCAGATTAAATATGAAAAAGAAATTTATAGAGGAAAATGCGGAAGGGGTAGAACTATAA
- the purC gene encoding phosphoribosylaminoimidazolesuccinocarboxamide synthase, whose amino-acid sequence MEKLEMMYEGKAKKIYATDKADEVIIYYKDDATAFNGEKKGQIEDKGVMNNEITAILFELLEKRGVKTHFIKKLNDREQLCKKVEIVPLEVIVRNVAAGSMAKRLGLEEGYKLKTTVFEFSYKDDELGDPLINSYHAVAIGAATFEEIDVILKMTATINDVLKEVFAAQNINLIDFKIEFGRCSDGTIVLADEISPDTCRFWDATTGEKLDKDRFRRDLGNVKDAYIEILKRISK is encoded by the coding sequence ATGGAAAAATTAGAAATGATGTATGAAGGAAAAGCAAAGAAGATTTACGCTACAGATAAGGCAGACGAAGTAATTATATATTACAAAGATGATGCAACAGCATTTAATGGAGAAAAGAAAGGACAAATTGAAGATAAAGGTGTTATGAACAATGAGATAACAGCAATTCTTTTTGAACTTTTAGAGAAAAGAGGAGTAAAAACTCATTTTATTAAGAAACTAAATGATAGAGAACAATTATGTAAAAAGGTTGAAATAGTACCACTTGAAGTAATAGTAAGAAATGTAGCAGCAGGAAGTATGGCTAAAAGATTAGGTCTTGAAGAAGGATATAAACTTAAGACTACAGTATTTGAGTTCTCTTATAAGGATGATGAATTAGGAGATCCACTTATAAATAGTTACCATGCAGTAGCAATTGGAGCAGCAACTTTTGAAGAAATAGATGTAATTTTAAAAATGACAGCTACAATAAATGATGTATTAAAAGAAGTATTCGCAGCACAAAATATTAATTTAATTGATTTTAAAATTGAATTTGGTAGATGCAGCGATGGTACAATAGTTTTAGCAGATGAAATTTCACCAGATACTTGCAGATTCTGGGATGCTACAACAGGAGAAAAATTAGATAAGGATAGATTTAGAAGAGACTTAGGTAATGTTAAAGATGCTTATATTGAAATCTTAAAGAGAATTTCAAAATAA
- the purF gene encoding amidophosphoribosyltransferase, translating into MSNPDFELIIDPSNDKFKDECGVFGVFANKPIDVASMTYYGLYALQHRGQESAGIAVADGEKIDIHKGLGLITEAFKQEDLEKLKGNIAIGHVRYSTAGGQGIENAQPIVTTSKIGSIAMAHNGNLVNDDVLRELLEDTGVVFHTSSDSEVIACLIARSAKKGLEKAVVDAMAAIRGSFALVIMSKDKLIGARDPHGIRPLSIGKIEEGYILTSESCALDAIGAEFVRDVEPGEIVIINGQEIQSYRYSENTKCQTCAFEYIYFARPDSRIDGLEVHTTRVKAGEQLFREHPLEADVVIAVPDSGIPAAIGYAKASGIHYDTGFIKNRYVGRTFISPSQEIRERAVAVKLNPLKSNLEGKRVILIDDSIVRGTTSKHLIESLRRAGVKEVNFLIASPSVKYPCYFGINTPYRSELIAANHSVEEIRDMIGADYLGYLSEEGVYRSFDDREGFCMGCFNGIYPVAAPVEKEI; encoded by the coding sequence ATGAGTAATCCAGATTTTGAATTAATAATAGATCCAAGTAATGATAAATTTAAGGATGAGTGCGGTGTTTTTGGTGTTTTTGCTAATAAACCCATAGATGTTGCATCAATGACTTATTATGGACTCTATGCTCTTCAACATAGAGGTCAAGAAAGTGCAGGAATAGCAGTAGCAGATGGGGAAAAGATTGATATCCATAAAGGTTTAGGGCTTATAACAGAAGCATTTAAGCAGGAAGATTTAGAAAAATTAAAAGGGAATATAGCTATAGGTCATGTAAGATATTCAACTGCTGGAGGTCAAGGTATTGAAAATGCTCAGCCAATAGTAACTACATCTAAGATTGGTTCAATAGCTATGGCTCACAATGGAAATTTAGTTAATGATGATGTTCTAAGAGAATTACTTGAAGATACAGGAGTAGTTTTCCATACTTCAAGTGATTCAGAAGTAATTGCCTGCCTTATAGCAAGAAGTGCTAAAAAAGGTCTTGAAAAGGCAGTAGTTGATGCGATGGCTGCTATTAGAGGGTCATTTGCATTAGTTATCATGTCAAAAGATAAATTAATTGGGGCTAGAGATCCACATGGAATAAGACCGCTTTCAATTGGGAAAATTGAAGAGGGATATATACTAACTTCTGAAAGTTGTGCTTTAGACGCAATAGGCGCTGAGTTTGTAAGAGATGTAGAACCAGGGGAAATAGTAATAATAAATGGGCAAGAAATACAATCATATAGATATTCTGAAAATACTAAATGCCAGACATGTGCTTTTGAATATATATATTTTGCAAGACCTGATTCAAGAATTGATGGGCTTGAAGTTCATACGACAAGGGTAAAGGCAGGAGAACAATTATTTAGAGAGCATCCGTTAGAGGCAGATGTGGTTATTGCAGTTCCGGATTCTGGAATACCAGCAGCAATAGGATATGCAAAAGCTTCAGGGATACATTATGACACTGGATTTATAAAAAATAGATATGTTGGAAGAACATTTATATCACCATCTCAAGAAATAAGAGAAAGAGCAGTTGCAGTAAAATTAAATCCATTAAAATCAAATTTAGAAGGCAAAAGAGTTATACTCATTGATGATTCAATAGTAAGAGGAACTACTTCAAAGCATTTAATTGAATCACTTCGACGTGCTGGAGTAAAAGAAGTTAATTTCTTAATTGCTTCTCCAAGTGTAAAATATCCATGTTATTTTGGAATAAATACACCTTATAGAAGTGAACTTATTGCTGCCAATCATAGTGTAGAGGAAATCAGAGATATGATAGGAGCAGACTATTTAGGATATTTAAGCGAAGAAGGCGTTTATAGAAGCTTTGATGATAGAGAAGGATTCTGCATGGGATGCTTCAATGGCATTTATCCAGTAGCAGCACCAGTAGAAAAAGAGATTTAG